Proteins found in one Osmerus mordax isolate fOsmMor3 chromosome 20, fOsmMor3.pri, whole genome shotgun sequence genomic segment:
- the LOC136964164 gene encoding CD48 antigen-like — MDFRQGALLWWIPWFLLGLSAAAGQDGGKLTGAVGGDITLPAAVETSGSLELRNKDIIVVFKGDSDVYDEDFRDRLQWNSQTGLFTIRELRISDTGMYTVKNTKEQNNSKFNLTVYNQVSKPQVRAAAPCWVECSVENGRDVSLSWYRGEERLNQTSSPDLSRSLSLVLVPDYNTSYSCVVENPVSRESVNMPDTCRTIGDPEQDGVEGRLWVSTVVAVSCSVFIIVVVLLVVYLKRKTPSHTQQGSDYSEEEDQCSEYFTVIYKKSEQIQDKLLKDTCACC, encoded by the exons ATGGATTTTCGTCAAGGAGCCTTACTCTGGTGGATTCCGTGGTTTCTACTAG gtctctctgctgctgcaggtCAGGATGGAGGGAAGCTGACCGGAGCAGTAGGAGGAGACATCACACTTCCTGCTGCAGTAGAAACAAGTGGTTCTTTAGAATTGAGGAACAAGGATATTATTGTGGTGTTTAAAGGAGACAGTGACGTCTACGATGAAGACTTCAGAGACAGACTCCAGTGGAACAGTCAGACTGGACTGTTCACCATCAGAGAACTCAGGATAAGTGACACAGGGATGTATACGGTGAAAAATACAAAAGAGCAAAACAATTCTAAATTTAATCTTACAGTTTACA ACCAGGTCTCCAAACCCCAGGTGAgagctgctgccccctgctgggtgGAGTGTTCTGTGGAGAACGGGAGAGACGTGAGCCTGTCCTggtacagaggagaggagagactcaaccagaccaGCAGTCCTGATCTCTCCAGGAGCCTGTCTCTGGTCCTGGTTCCAGACTACAacacttcctacagctgtgtggtGGAGAACCCTGTCAGCAGAGAGTCTGTCAACATGCCAGATACATGCAGAACTATCGGTGATCCTGAACAAGATG GTGTTGAAGGAAGACTGTGGGTTTCTACTGTTGTTGCTGTGTCCTGTTCTGTATTCATCATTGTGGTTGTTCTACTGGTGGTGTATCTGAAGAGgaaaacaccatcacacacacaacaag GTTCAGACTACTCAGAAGAGGAAGATCAGTGTTCagaatattttactgttatttacAAGAAGAGCGAACAAATCCAAGACAAGCTCCTGAAAGACACATGTGCATGCTGTTAA